A genomic region of Colletotrichum destructivum chromosome 5, complete sequence contains the following coding sequences:
- a CDS encoding Putative Mg2+ transporter protein, CorA-like/Zinc transport protein ZntB, whose product MKKVTVTAAAESAPRDRERERETALRTPSSPGFAQSKPTTTSPASTHIYTYPNKEIVQCRPVTMPPAIRTPVPSTSLLRFLRSQTEASSIFSRTQCAEAGAAIRSSSDRPVQNPQCPARRLSRTGTRSISTSCRRPALVPASPFSSDPITTRIGRKRRAIEPHSSPVAFFSTTCARRDACDDDSSSPRRTWKERLWGIRGRGGAKPLKPNDLPFHDEGEAGSMFNSRRILTAKAALEPRLRCTEVDENGEVILVDGEFKKTELIAKYGLLPRDLRKIDSSNLPHIFVRQSAILLNLLHLKVLIKKDRVLLFDVYGSKTSYPQSAFMYDLQGKLKQKNVQGGVNGLPYEFRALEAVLTSVTSELEADFESVRDPVIRVLSELEDDIDRHKLRVLLILSKRVSTFEQKAKLVRDAIEELLEADDDLTAMYLTEKAHDLYRGVDDHTEVELLLESYNKLCDEIVQEAQNLVSGIRNTEEIIRAILDANRNALMLLDLRFSVGTLGLAMGTFLAGLYGMNLENFIEDSHWGFAGVTITSTICSLIVCWYGLVKLRKVQRVKMMFDERGPLTRTSRQLSSAATQPGAVAGPHWLQDDSPVGLLDARNREKFRRVTSQKAAAAANAKITTKKWFH is encoded by the exons ATGAAAAAAGTGACAgtgacagcagcagcagaaagCGCGCcgagagatagagagagagagagagagaccgcGTTGCGAACCCCCTCTTCACCTGGGTTTGCACAAAGCaaaccgacgacgacctccccAGCTTCCACACACATTTACACATATCCGAACAAGGAGATTGTGCAGTGTCGGCCCGTCACAATGCCTCCAGCGATTCGGACACCGGTGCCTTCGACGAGCCTGCTACGATTTCTGCGGTCGCAAACGGAGGCCTCGTCCATTTTTAGCCGGACTCAGTGTGCTGAAGCGGGTGCTGCCATCCGATCCAGCTCAGACCGGCCGGTCCAGAATCCTCAGTGTCCTGCGAGAAGGCTGTCCaggacggggacgaggtCGATTTCGACGAGCTGCAGGAGACCCGCGCTCGTCCCGGCTTCGCCTTTTAGCTCCGACCCCATCACAACCCGGATAGGTCGCAAGCGAAGGGCCATCGAACCACACTCCTCGCCCGTTGCATTCTTCAGCACTACCTGTGCGAGACGAGATGCCTGTGATGACGActcatcgtcgccgcgccGGACGTGGAAGGAGAGACTCTGGGGCATACGGGGACGGGGCGGCGCCAAGCCGCTGAAGCCGAATGACCTGCCCTTTcacgacgagggcgaagccGGCTCCATGTTCAACAGCCGCCGCATACTGACGGCGAAGGCTGCGCTAGAACCGAGATTGCGATgcaccgaggtcgacgagaacggcgaggTGATTCTGGTGGATGGCGAGTTCAAGAAGACGGAGCTCATCGCAAAG TACGGCCTGCTGCCACGCGACTTGCGAAAGATTGACTCCTCCAATCTGCCTCACATCTTCGTCCGCCAGTCCGCCATCCTCCTCAACCTGCTTCACTTAAAGGTCCTGATCAAGAAGGATCGCGTGTTGCTCTTTGACGTGTACGGCTCCAAGACATCGTACCCTCAGTCGGCATTTATGTACGATCTGCAGGGCAAGCTCAAACAGAAGAATGTTCAaggcggcgtcaacggcctGCCGTACGAGTTCCGCGCTCTCGAGGCGGTCCTGACCTCCGTCACCtcggagctcgaggccgacttcGAGTCCGTGCGGGACCCCGTCATCCGCGTTCTcagcgagctcgaggacgacattGACCGGCACAAGCTGCGCGTCCTTCTCATCCTGTCCAAAAGGGTGAGCACCTTCGAGCAGAAGGCCAAGCTTGTGCGCGATgccatcgaggagctgctcgaggctGACGACGATCTCACTGCCATGTATCTTACCGAGAAGGCGCACGACCTCtaccgcggcgtcgacgaccatACCGAGgttgagctgctgctcgagtcGTATAACAAGCTATGCGACGAAATCGTTCAGGAGGCCCAAAACTTGGTGTCTGGCATCCGCAACACCGAGGAAAT TATAcgcgccatcctcgacgcGAACCGCAACGCTCTCATGCTCCTAGACCTCAGATTCAGCGTCGGCACCCTCGGCCTGGCCATGGGCACATTCCTTGCGGGCCTTTACGGCATGAACCTCGAAAACTTCATCGAGGACAGCCACTGGGGCTTCGCCGGTGTCACAATTACCTCGACTATCTGCTCTCTCATCGTCTGCTGGTACGGCTTGGTCAAGCTGCGCAAGGTCCAGCGCGTCAAAATGATGTTTGACGAGCGTGGGCCCCTGACCCGAACCAGCCGACAGTTGTCGTCGGCAGCGACGCAGCCTGGCGCCGTGGCAGGCCCGCACTGGCTCCAGGACGACAGCCCCGTGGGCCTACTCGACGCCCGGAACCGCGAAAAGTTCCGCCGCGTTACGagccagaaggccgccgcggccgccaacgccaagatCACCACTAAGAAGTGGTTTCACTGA
- a CDS encoding Putative Zinc finger, RING-type, IBR domain, Zinc finger, RING/FYVE/PHD-type, TRIAD — protein sequence MASLAGQTSSTPEMAPSTSALPSPEDDEAEYLAQVLCTPSSQRSEAAIEEELVARANALGISMSRLSPEKRNTSSAESQTSTIATQHVRSFSTASRDSASTTLTSHPSLHAIPIAADAPPHSLARKRSKSLGFSQYDKYLSQIDPNIHQPKIQKASPSLVHDTSTHSLFSVTSRRSYFSIKEGIRKIRRRRKSGILESTISCICCRDDFNRTSVLHSLPCGHTYCAECLGIVIQQSTTDESKMPPRCCTQPIPGSIIQKILDREEQHVFLKAVLQFSTPWEARIFCPNTACGEFIPPRNRIDPKHPFDVVCRKCRARVCVMCKRNAHPVGKDCPSDWELEAVLKMGEKSGWRRCYKCRTLVELSQGCTHMTCRCKAQFCYICGAIWDPSVGCPNFCNGDEELERRRVEEEARNAELEAEKAAQEAAAAAEAAEKIEAEGRTRVSPQFARLQGEMCEELVRFRNYTRKMKWVMWTRQAERKQALADRYSDQIDKMKERHAKTAAHLEERQIEAEMDLRSTLDQSEKSVKIRLKHMEAYCDGLGRTSNSDLPPRVVTERDLRLLGQQYNVRDGMERLHQAKINVLRDRQTKRMEELLERQEHELERLTDRKEQDIENLATDFAQEEDTLVKIINDRKQRLQRRWLMAIEILRKELEDQTGDKYASPVLPAWPDDNETQDEILASLPNSPASED from the exons ATGGCTTCGCTCGCCGGCcagacgagctcgacgcctgAAATGGCCCCTTCAACGAGTGCACTGCCATCacccgaagacgacgaggcagAATACCTCGCCCAGGTCCTGTGCACTCCGTCGTCGCAAAGGTCAGAAGCCGCTATCGAGGAGGAGTTGGTCGCAAGAGCAAATGCACTGGGTATCTCCATGTCGAGATTGTCACCCGAGAAGCGCAACACCTCGAGCGCCGAATCCCAGACTTCCACCATCGCGACACAGCATGTCCGTTCCTTCTCGACCGCCTCGCGCGACTCCGCCAGTACCACCCTCACCTCTCACCCGTCTCTGCACGCAATAcccatcgccgccgatgcaCCTCCGCATTCTCTCGCCAGGAAACGTTCCAAGAGCCTTGGTTTCTCGCAATACGACAAATATCTGTCACAGATAGATCCCAACATACACCAGCCTAAAATCCAAAAGGCATCCCCGTCCCTCGTCCACGACACGTCGACGCACAGCTTGTTCAGTGTGACATCCCGGAGGAGCTATTTCAGCATCAAAGAGGGCATCCGGAAGATACGACGCAGGAGGAAGTCCGGGATACTGGAGTCGACCAT TTCTTGCATATGCTGCCGTGACGATTTCAACAGGACGAGCGTCCTGCATAGCCTGCCTTGCGGCCACACGTACTGCGCTGAATGTCTCGGCATAGTGATTCAGCAGTCGACGACTGACGAATccaagatgccgccgcgATGCTGCACGCAGCCGATCCCGGGCTCCATCATTCAGAAGATCCTCGATCGGGAGGAGCAGCACGTTTTCCTAAAAGCAGTTTTGCAATTCAGCACGCCTTGGGAAGCTAGGATCTTTTGCCCAAACACAGCCTGCGGTGAATTTATCCCCCCTCGCAACCGAATCGACCCCAAGCACCCTTTCGACGTGGTGTGTCGCAAATGCCGGGCACGAGTCTGCGTGATGTGCAAACGCAATGCCCATCCTGTTGGCAAGGATTGTCCGTCCGATTGGGAATTGGAAGCCGTGCTAAAGATGGGCGAGAAATCGGGCTGGCGAAGGTGCTACAAGTGCCGGACATTGGTTGAGTTGAGCCAAGGCTGCACACACATGACCTGCAGATGCAAGGCCCAATTTTGCTACATCTGCGGAGCCATCTGGGATCCATCCGTGGGCTGTCCCAACTTCtgcaacggcgacgaagaattggaaagaaggagggtggaagaagaggctaGGAACGCCGAACTCGAGGCAGAAAAGGCTGCTCAAgaagctgccgctgccgccgaagccgccgaaaAGATCGAGGCCGAAGGTCGTACCCGAGTCAGCCCGCAGTTTGCCAGGTTGCAGGGTGAAATGTGCGAAGAGCTGGTCCGATTCCGCAATTATACGAGGAAGATGAAATGGGTCATGTGGACACGGCAAGCCGAGAGAAAGCAGGCACTTGCCGATAGGTATTCGGACCAAATCGACAAGATGAAGGAACGCCACGCGAAGACAGCCGCCCACTTGGAGGAGCGTCAGATCGAAGCCGAGATGGATCTGAGGTCAACCCTTGACCAAAGCGAGAAGAGCGTCAAGATTCGACTGAAGCATATGGAGGCCTACTGTGACGGGCTTGGTCGCACCTCGAATTCCGACCTGCCGCCCAGAGTCGTGACGGAGAGGGATCTTCGCCTACTGGGGCAACAGTACAACGTGCGAGACGGCATGGAGCGTTTGCACCAGGCGAAAATCAACGTCTTGCGAGACCGGCAGACCAAACGCATGGAAGAACTTTTGGAACGGCAGGAGCACGAGCTCGAGAGACTGACCGACAGGAAGGAACAGGACATAGAGAACCTGGCAACGGATTTTGCACAGGAAGAAGATACCCTGGTCAAGATTATCAATGACCGCAAACAGAGGCTGCAACGACGTTGGCTGATGGCGATCGAAATCCTACggaaggagctcgaggaccaAACTGGAGATAAATACGCGTCTCCCGTACTGCCAGCGTGgcccgacgacaacgagacGCAGGACGAGATCCTGGCATCACTGCCCAACTCTCCTGCAAGCGAGGACTAA